In Podospora pseudoanserina strain CBS 124.78 chromosome 5, whole genome shotgun sequence, a single window of DNA contains:
- the MRI1 gene encoding S-methyl-5-thioribose-1-phosphate isomerase (COG:E; EggNog:ENOG503NVZ3): MRWQNPLRCRVWHVNAWPWSSHRFLAMQLTSVTLNFQKLPHQNFCAVAGHLMTVPAACTTERYLLLQAQEQADSLCKNPGELLTIFKNGWSRLTTNFVSSETSKHIYKMATLQAIKYSRGKLLVLDQLRLPHENHYDEVSTAEEAFDCIRSMRVRGAPAIAIVAALAHAVELHNGDCTATEPEEVIAHIEKRLDYLKESRPTAVDLSNAITLLKLATRAANLEGLAHPEAKEAILNTYIQTAEEILAKDLHNNTSIGSHGAAWLQQQYNASSEKPISVLTHCNTGSLATSGHGTALGIIRTLHSEGLLKHAYCTETRPYNQGSRLTSFELVFEGIPSTLITDSMAGALFNLHRERMNIGAVIVGADRVVRNGDTANKIGTYQLAVLARHHGVKFVVAAPTTSIDLETENGSAIEIEERKREELTQISGAIVNEDGTVDTSKTARVAIADQRIGVWNPAFDVTPHELIDAIVTERGTVVKGADGKFDFSQVLPERLASVAARQL; this comes from the exons ATGCGGTGGCAGAATCCCCTGAGATGCAGGGTGTGGCACGTCAATGCATGGCCATGGAGCTCTCACCGCTTCTTGGCGATGCAGCTCACCTCCGTCACCTTGAATTTCCAGAAACTGCCCCACCAAAACTTTTGCGCAGTGGCGGGGCATCTGATGACAGTCCCGGCCGCTTGCACCACCGAGAGATATTTGCTACTTCAGGCTCAAGAGCAGGCAGATTCCCTGTGTAAAAATCCAGGGGAACTTTTGACAATCTTCAAAAACGGCTGGTCACGTTTGACAACAAATTTTGTGTCTTCAGAGACCTCGAAACACATCTACAAAATGGCCACCCTTCAAGCTATCAAGTATTCGCGGGGCAAGCTGTTAGTCCTTGACCAGCTCAGACTGCCCCATGAGAACCACTACGATGAGGTGTCAACTGCCGAAGAGGCTTTTGACTGCATCCGCTCCATGAGAGTTAGAGGCGCCCCCGCTATTGCCATCGTCGCTGCTTTGGCCCATGCGGTTGAATTGCACAATGGCGACTGCA CTGCCACTGAGCCCGAAGAGGTCATTGCGCATATTGAAAAGAGACTTGACTACCTCAAGGAGAGCAGGCCAACGGCTGTTGATCTCTCCAACGCCATCACACTTCTCAAGCTGGCCACTAGAGCCGCCAACCTCGAGGGTTTGGCGCACCCTGAGGCTAAGGAGGCCATCTTGAACACCTACATCcagacggccgaggagattCTCGCCAAGGACctccacaacaacacctctATAGGCTCTCATGGTGCCGCCTGGTTGCAACAGCAGTACAATGCCTCTTCTGAAAAGCCCATCTCCGTCCTCACGCACTGCAACACCGGTTCCCTCGCAACCTCGGGCCACGGCACTGCCCTTGGCATCATCCGCACTCTTCACTCCGAGGGTCTCCTCAAGCACGCCTACTGCACCGAGACTCGTCCTTACAACCAAGGCAGTCGTCTTACTTCCTTCGAGCTCGTCTTCGAGggcatcccctccaccctgaTCACCGACAGCATGGCTGGTGCtctcttcaacctccaccgtGAGCGCATGAACATTGGCGCCGTCATTGTCGGCGCTGACCGCGTTGTCCGCAACGGAGATACTGCCAACAAGATTGGTACCTATCAGCTGGCTGTGCTGGCTCGTCACCACGGTGTCAAGTTTGTTGTCGCTGCGCCAACAACCAGCATCGACCTCGAGACGGAGAACGGAAGCGCTATCGAGATCGAGGAGCGCAAGCGTGAAGAGCTGACACAAATCAGCGGTGCCATTGTCAACGAGGACGGAACTGTCGATACCAGCAAGACTGCTAGAGTTGCGATTGCCGATCAGAGAATTGGGGTCTGGAACCCAGCTTTCGATGTGACTCCCCATGAGCTGATCGATGCCATTGTCACTGAGCGGGGAACCGTGGTGAAGGGTGCGGACGGCAAGTTTGACTTTAGCCAAGTGTTGCCCGAGCGGTTGGCCTCTGTTGCTGCTCGTCAGCTATGA
- a CDS encoding hypothetical protein (BUSCO:EOG09260NHB; COG:S; EggNog:ENOG503NVW7), whose amino-acid sequence MEQPFSSSKVTVEYFDPHDVYKLLAPGLIPRLPLRDLNWQSHAGPLRSINTLHIELLPSGADCSNIFTPLSSPNPKGASSTDVANQPARDDGFQTATIVGRGGSSDQVDSTLRPPAGPGKERRHQIPGLRRTPYLKVLLIRCDDNDTYKSTTKAEIKEWIKVNTPPAQGKSGAENHDAFEWLIIHVVLPNTVAATQPRTTGKVPDSSDVSKTATLKWRGSSTSLLEKLRTDFNGSGKGAVDRIRQIRIGVNDVPYSMLPRVVPAVPTGYRETEQDSDAAWADLIGKFKELILSSFDTRVTQYEEDIKERDAQRSLPGWNFCTFFILKEGLARGFESVGLVEDALVGYDELSVGLDTIIQEQAAAGSAEAHGGALLPYTPDLKETAQKALSEIAGGTLEFEEEEAVDLQSGEKQKLDYSESIPITSSKKTYRELILANNVSLFDFRCYIFARQISLLLRLGNAWSTREELVAKLKEQQEMVPRGVAAKTPVPKLNEEQENLLQLAEICKRTLEFVPAISTVMREDIIAAIMSAKKHEEEDGVKPVLDSMLSEVVDNMVSSFAFSVAQQILAQTSTKALPIPPSTLNDAHDQKTSIPDPKMTMHPARTTSLHGQGTQRPPLSPGFPSGRLPGSIDSPATSSFQKAGLEELAARRAELYALSRNILEECGKKRGWSDGWSSVPTVGEAGIVDMEEIGLDDDDDDDDDDAEKTKPAARETAEVLHTSVAGVGTTLLRTALDNKDDFYRLYETLTDKALRHYTVAHHLHSVQACMADLAVLKFHLEEYKDAAYYFYRVIPFFGESSWALLELSMLVMYARCLKKLNKLDDYVNQALRQLLCKAAAAERDRLQQKSRFRNTLTSATQYPEASAITGFLADLISVSASLEKDVRIPLTSLCCDLALDGPPFYDEGQDSFSLFLDFHSLLVDEFEADSVSIRITSKTAGGSREIWLQTEKPVTIRPGPNKVRVQSTTMMAGTFEVDQVRLSSEKVLLHYERDPNQPVDKGIASLKNPQVAVYQRASGLDVRLSGTKDLQLDKKKSLDLELSTGWNAVKTCEIKIRSATGGLRLVMSEAEVVGSTQATKAEGGTFKFGAIPANSSVKVRFPFTVEHDLLDVAVRAEVTYSTERGSFTFFKTSSVPISLAVEVNVQDIFKHNALFSRFAVSSASSSPLRLFKSELLGSEVFDTHFGHSPSQPVLIFPKQPTSLLYKITRKRGVAIGPKTNKTLYLKLYYSVLQEEIEDLFEKTIVADLEDSPMREYAKLIVSKVLAVVQARLSEHELEKAALLGELQTSFLGHVNWESHFAGLGSASNTQQQKSGTSSPASSSSSSSSSGEDISSATLAGFVTAFFTNHPFLPLPHPESIPEPNTIVIPVDVPPVAIVHTADLRVSSSQPPVVNGTDASDGSPTFVINQLLPTTLHLKWTRMWDTDLSTSSLSQDLEFGYEITAPGDSWLLGGRRKGHFVIPAVDDDDAEEKLSSTAETEAEIPVVLVPLREGYLPWPGVEIREVRAGGENGNGTGENSPVVNVAGGVHCETDYRNLGETVEVVGDRGRVTVSLDVSDGGGDRGGPMVLECEGGGWGVGRVVA is encoded by the exons ATGGAACAGCCCTTTTCTTCGTCAAAGGTGACGG TCGAGTACTTCGATCCCCACGATGTCTACAAGCTCCTTGCGCCGGGGTTGATTCCCCGGCTCCCGCTCCGAGACCTCAACTGGCAATCCCACGCCGGGCCATTGCGATCTATCAACACCCTACACATTGAGCTCCTACCATCCGGAGCCGACTGCTCGAATATCTTTACCCCCCTATCCTCTCCAAACCCAAAGGGCGCAAGCTCCACCGATGTCGCGAACCAACCGGCCCGGGACGATGGCTTCCAGACCGCCACCATCGTCGGTAGGGGTGGCTCAAGCGACCAGGTGGACTCGACACTTCGTCCACCAGCAGGGCCAGGCAAGGAAAGGAGACATCAAATACCAGGCTTGCGCCGCACACCTTACCTCAAGGTGCTACTAATACGATGCGACGACAACGATACATACAAGTCCACGACGAAGGCTGAAATAAAGGAGTGGATCAAAGTcaacacaccaccagcccagggCAAGAGTGGCGCTGAGAACCACGATGCCTTCGAATGGCTAATCATCCATGTGGTCCTCCCAAACACCGTCGCCGCGACCCAGCCGCGGACGACCGGGAAGGTACCCGACTCCAGCGACGTCTCCAAGACGGCGACACTAAAGTGGCGCGGCAGCTCAACATCGTTGCTGGAGAAATTGCGGACCGACTTCAACGGCTCAGGCAAGGGCGCTGTGGACAGGATCAGGCAGATTCGCATTGGCGTCAACGACGTGCCATATAGTATGCTCCCGAGGGTGGTGCCCGCGGTACCTACGGGGTATCGTGAGACCGAGCAGGACAGTGACGCCGCGTGGGCGGACTTGATCGGGAAGTTCAAGGAGCTCATCCTATCCAGCTTCGACACACGCGTCACACAGTACGAAGAGGACATCAAGGAACGAGACGCCCAGAGGAGTTTACCAGGGTGGAATTTCTGCACTTTTTTCATTCTGAAAGAAGGCCTGGCCAGGGGTTTCGAAAGTGTTGGTCTTGTTGAGGATGCCCTGGTTGGATATGATGAGCTTAGTGTTGGGCTCGACACTATCATCCAAGAACAAGCGGCTGCGGGGTCTGCGGAAGCACATGGAGGCGCTCTGCTTCCATATACCCCGGATCTCAAAGAGACAGCACAAAAGGCTCTCAGTGAGATCGCTGGCGGTACTCTTGAgtttgaggaagaggaggctgtgGATCTCCAGTCTGGCGAGAAGCAAAAGCTGGATTATTCCGAAAGCATCCCCATCACTTCATCCAAAAAGACATACCGAGAGTTGATCTTGGCCAACAATGTGTCTTTATTCGATTTCAGGTGCTACATCTTTGCACGCCAAATCTCTCTGCTCCTTCGTCTTGGAAATGCATGGTCAACACGAGAGGAACTGGTGgccaagctgaaggagcAGCAAGAAATGGTCCCGCGAGGAGTGGCTGCAAAAACACCCGTACCCAAGCTGAatgaggagcaggagaactTGCTGCAGCTCGCTGAGATCTGCAAACGCACGCTCGAGTTCGTGCCTGCGATTTCGACAGTCATGAGAGAAGACATCATTGCGGCCATCATGTCTGCCAAGAAAcacgaagaagaagatggcgtcAAGCCAGTCCTCGATTCCATGCTCTCCGAGGTTGTGGACAACATGGTGTCGTCCTTTGCCTTTTCTGTCGCCCAACAGATTCTCGCCCAGACGTCTACCAAGGCGCTGCCTATCCCACCTTCTACCCTCAATGATGCCCATGATCAGAAGACGTCTATCCCAGACCCGAAAATGACGATGCATCCAGCCCGGACGACGTCCCTTCACGGCCAGGGCACTCAGCGGCCACCTCTCAGCCCTGGGTTCCCGTCTGGGCGCCTGCCTGGTTCTATTGATAGTCCAGCTACGTCGTCATTTCAGAAGGCTGGGCTCGAAGAACTTGCTGCTAGGAGAGCCGAGCTGTATGCATTGTCCCGAAATATTTTGGAAGAGTGTGGCAAGAAGCGTGGCTGGTCTGACGGGTGGTCGTCGGTCCCTACGGTAGGGGAAGCTGGGATTGTCGACATGGAGGAGATTGGccttgacgatgatgatgatgatgatgatgatgatgccgaaAAGACCAAGCCGGCTGCAAGAGAAACCGCTGAGGTTTTGCACACGTCGGTTGCCGGCGTGGgaaccaccctcctccgcacAGCGCTCGACAATAAGGATGACTTTTATCGGCTCTACGAGACGCTCACCGATAAAGCTCTCCGGCACTACACAGTCGCCCACCACCTGCACTCGGTCCAGGCCTGCATGGCCGATTTGGCGGTGCTCAAGTTTCACCTTGAGGAGTACAAGGACGCAGCTTACTACTTTTACCGCGTCATTCCCTTCTTTGGAGAGAGCAGCTGGGCCCTCCTTGAGCTTTCCATGCTGGTCATGTATGCGAGGTGTCTAAAGAAGTTGAACAAGTTGGACGATTACGTCAACCAAGCACTTCGGCAGCTCCTTTGCAAGGCAGCCGCCGCTGAGAGGGACAGATTGCAGCAAAAGTCACGGTTCAGGAACACCCTTACGTCTGCGACTCAGTACCCAGAAGCCTCGGCCATCACGGGATTCCTGGCGGACCTGATTTCGGTGTCGGCATCGCTAGAAAAGGATGTGAGGATTCCCCTGACGAGCCTCTGCTGTGACCTTGCTCTGGACGGGCCACCATTCTACGACGAGGGCCAGGacagcttctccttgtttCTTGACTTTCACAGTCTTTTGGTTGATGAGTTTGAAGCTGATTCGGTCAGCATCCGCATCACGAGCAAGACTGCAGGGGGCAGCAGGGAAATTTGGCTACAGACCGAGAAGCCAGTTACCATCCGGCCAGGGCCGAACAAGGTACGAGTGCAGAGCACAACGATGATGGCTGGCACTTTTGAGGTGGATCAGGTTCGTCTGTCCAGCGAAAAGGTATTGCTGCACTACGAACGAGATCCCAACCAGCCTGTAGACAAGGGGATTGCAAGCCTGAAAAATCCTCAAGTGGCTGTTTACCAACGAGCTAGCGGCCTTGACGTCCGACTGTCAGGGACAAAGGACCTGcagctcgacaagaagaaatcGCTAGATCTTGAGCTATCAACTGGTTGGAACGCCGTCAAGACGTGCGAGATTAAGATTAGGTCCGCGACTGGTGGGCTGCGGCTGGTCATGAGTGAAGCAGAGGTGGTTGGCTCGACACAGGCCACCAAAGCAGAGGGAGGCACCTTCAAATTCGGCGCCATTCCCGCAAATAGCTCTGTCAAGGTCCGGTTTCCCTTCACCGTTGAGCACGACCTGCTCGATGTCGCTGTCAGGGCGGAGGTTACCTACTCCACCGAGCGTGGGAgcttcaccttcttcaagaCATCATCTGTACCGATCTCTCTCGCAGTCGAGGTCAACGTTCAGGATATCTTCAAGCACAACGCACTCTTTTCGCGATTTGCggtctcctccgccagctccagCCCGTTGAGGTTGTTCAAAAGCGAGCTGTTGGGCTCCGAGGTCTTTGACACACATTTTGGTCACTCGCCCAGCCAGCCGGTGTTGATCTTTCCCAAACAGCCCACCAGCCTGCTGTACAAAATCACGAGAAAGCGCGGGGTTGCCATCGGGCCGAAGACAAACAAGACGCTGTATCTCAAGCTGTACTACAGCGTCTTGCAGGAAGAGATTGAGGATCTGTTTGAGAAGACCATCGTTGCCGATCTGGAAGACTCGCCCATGAGGGAGTACGCCAAGCTGATCGTCTCCAAGGTTCTGGCGGTAGTCCAAGCCCGCCTGTCGGAACACGAGCTTGAGAAAGCGGCGTTGCTGGGGGAGCTGCAGACGAGCTTTTTGGGTCATGTCAATTGGGAATCGCACTTTGCTGGTCTGGGGTCGGCGTCAAACACTCAACAGCAAAAAAGCGGGACCAGCTcccctgcttcttcttcttcttcttcttcttcttctggggaAGACATCTCGTCGGCCACTCTGGCAGGTTTTGTGACTGCCTTTTTCACCAATCACCCTTTCCTCCCGTTACCGCACCCCGAGTCAATCCCGGAACCAAACACGATTGTCATCCCGGTTGATGTACCCCCAGTAGCAATAGTTCACACGGCCGACTTGAGGGTTTCATCGTCTCAACCTCCAGTGGTGAACGGGACGGACGCTAGCGATGGCAGTCCTACGTTCGTGATtaaccagctcctccctaccaccctccacctAAAATGGACGCGGATGTGGGACACTGACCTGTCCACTTCGTCTCTGTCTCAAGACCTGGAGTTCGGGTATGAGATCACTGCCCCGGGGGATAGCTGGCtgcttggggggaggaggaaggggcaTTTTGTTATACCGgctgttgacgatgatgatgcagagGAAAAGTTGAGTTCGACGGCGGAGACGGAGGCGGAGATACCTGTTGTTTTGGTGCctttgagggaggggtattTACCTTGGCCCGGGGTGGAGATTAGGGAGGTTAgggcgggaggagagaatgggaatgggacggGGGAGAATAGTCCTGTGGTGAatgttgctgggggggtgCATTGCGAGACGGATTATAGGAACTtgggggagacggtggaggttgtgggggaTCGGGGGAGGGTTACGGTTAGTTTGGATGTtagtgatggtgggggggataGGGGGGGTCCGATGGTGCTGGAgtgtgagggtgggggatggggggttgggagggttgttgcTTAG
- a CDS encoding hypothetical protein (EggNog:ENOG503PDF4): MSALHYSRISGGLRESEMEETYLYHKLEAMRTLNSKVTDLETCTSDGCLSLIAGLALAEGGMGDPTAAEAHINGLCTLIDMKRPEEWQHRFYGMLQRIILMAGSYIAASRDPFLESHIIETDDMTLCYPHPYFTKPTSTLLSTAQVQATNLSPFYLTSTPCLEACKADVEGEVLFNVLERLTSICFTPYDNNNSETTSLLLSDTESYIASLLFQPDPSSSSPSRASFHKDRHHKKSKRKGHPYSQAPPIYYPSSSRAWAAAGYLYTHLILSPLWTQTHQDETIDPDLLWHLLNTLREDITKTEAAIKIGAYSPELWIWEVVIAAYTVRVSLQRQQQQQQQQQQQQQDPMTTGLASVAEDIFSTTSSEVLSTSQTVIWHGLTYAESSDSSSSSQDGSGASSQSHDNPDRGPGIPSQPHTYIPPVSPPPKDHLRSLKLFFRQKIAVWSQTTRVADWEGAKQVLSRIVWPNQSAGQLTSYSERLDTIMKTIWYEACLRLQ; encoded by the exons ATGAGTGCGCTGCACTATTCCCGAATCAGTGGCGGCCTAAGGGAGTCCGAGATGGAAGAGACGTACTTGTATCACAAGCTCGAGGCGATGAGGACTCTAAACAGCAAAGTTACAGACTTGGAAACGTGCACTAGTGATGGGTGTCTGAGCTTGATTGCTGGGTTAGCCTTGGCTGAG GGTGGCATGGGTGACCCAACTGCTGCCGAGGCACATATCAATGGTCTCTGTACTTTGATCGACATGAAGCGCCCCGAGGAATGGCAGCATCGGTTCTATGGGATGCTTCAAAGAATCATTCTGAT GGCTGGCAGTTACATTGCTGCATCCAGAGACCCGTTTCTAGAATCACACATCATCGAAACCGACGACATGACCCTCTGCTATCCCCATCCATATTTTACCAAACCCACATCAACCCTGTTATCAACTGCTCAAGTCCAAGCCACTAACCTGTCGCCCTTCTATCTGACCTCCACACCCTGTCTCGAGGCCTGCAAAGCCgatgttgagggagaagtaCTATTCAACGTCCTTGAGCGCCTCACCTCAATCTGCTTCACGCCATACGACAACAATAACAGCGAGACGACTtcactcctcctctcagACACAGAGTCTTACATCGCCAGCCTGCTCTTTCAACCAGAcccttcctcgtcttcaccATCCAGAGCTTCATTTCACAAGGACCGGCATCACAAAAAGAGCAAGAGAAAAGGCCACCCATACAGTCAAGCACCACCAATCTACTACCCAAGCTCAAGCCGTGCCTGGGCCGCAGCCGGTTACCTCTACACCCATCTCATATTATCCCCTCTCTGGacccaaacccaccaagACGAGACCATAGACCCCGACCTCCTCTGGCatctcctcaacaccctccgAGAAGACATTACCAAAACCGAAGCAGCCATAAAAATCGGCGCCTACAGCCCAGAGCTGTGGATATGGGAGGTTGTCATAGCCGCCTACACCGTCCGTGTGTCTCTCCagagacaacaacaacaacaacaacaacaacaacaacaacaacaagacccaATGACGACGGGCTTGGCAAGTGTAGCTGAGGACATCTTCAGCACTACGTCATCAGAAGTTTTATCAACCTCTCAAACAGTCATCTGGCACGGTCTCACCTACGCCGAAAGTTCAGattcttcatcttcctcgcaGGATGGTAGCGGTGCTTCTTCACAGTCTCACGACAATCCCGACCGAGGGCCCGGAATTCCCAGCCAACCGCACACTTATATTCCGCCTGTgtcacctccaccaaaggATCACCTCCGTTCCCTCAAGCTATTCTTCCGTCAAAAGATCGCCGTATGGAGCCAGACAACCAGGGTTGCGGATTGGGAAGGGGCCAAGCAAGTGCTGAGTAGAATCGTGTGGCCCAATCAAAGCGCCGGCCAACTCACAAGTTATTCTGAAAGGCTAGATACGATCATGAAGACAATTTGGTACGAGGCCTGTCTTCGGTTGCAATGA
- a CDS encoding hypothetical protein (EggNog:ENOG503NZ3K; COG:S): MLYRQDKRAVELSEAINSMFRWYEKSAICYAYLSDVHQGQSSMSAIMEEATGVPHHILTGIASLHTCSVAQRMSWASRRVTTRSEDVALLLGWGFLT, encoded by the exons ATGTTGTATCGGCAAGACAAGCGCGCGGTTGAGCTGAGCGAAgccatcaactccatgtTTCGTTGGTACGAAAAGTCAGCAATTTGCTACGCTTACCTCTCCGACGTACATCAAGGGCA ATCTTCCATGTCGGCAATTATGGAGGAAGCCACAGGAGTACCTCACCACATTCTCACGGGCATTGCAAGCTTACACACCTGTAGTGTGGCGCAGAGAATGTCCTGGGCGTCAAGGCGAGTTACAACCAGGTCCGAGGACGTGGCCCTATTGCTTGGTTGGGGTTTTTTGACGTGA
- the SIT1 gene encoding ferrioxamine B transporter (EggNog:ENOG503NUD0; COG:U), whose translation MSLTIGVLLVLLLVAATVAGWRLSGRSPPPHRPASPYPHPSFNDKREKPGNAKQTTDEDIHNEVKIEPLHDFSWQDTPPLQLRPFKPKYHITMAIQTSSPSELIIMDKNYLDRVTARKAILASHPKVVKGYIPSGIAPIRELYAYIMATYLPTRYPTMFSLSPNRTTLHNKITSCLSPVSPLALPPDELLSTLAITIEDDIFLLLPDPATGLHRCVAFLCCHPSGFDPSTKLDQTLAGIHGPVPSYGKIGASMEKFFSKLEVGKPVKRVNWGLQTHKELYTPSGNHIHEHEVGSLTEEDREGIDISQTRLRVELQTLTRLPGTRGIVFSFKTFLYGLDEIRGEGRGEELAVAVEGLRGGNAKGMWVYKGGVRWGERVCGATRCPVIFSLGPRARLPFAMATKGSDDDPTTDRAESSPTTKEAPPLPAAALSDEKSPGVRRAEALASVLTKADYVFIFFGVFIIAFAYGLDGMLRYAYQPNATASFSKHSLLATVNVLRSVIAAAAQPTSARIADIFGRVELVCLSVFFYTLGTVLEATSQNVETFATGALIYQIGYTMIILLLEVIIADITTTRARLLFSYIPNASFLVLTWVSGNISSAVLAVTTWRWAIGMWCIIYPVCAMPLIISLLVTGRRARRSHVMDGYVDPIRALPWGKFFAYLFWRLDVIGIILMIAVFALLLVPVTLAGGFKTSWTSAHVLGPLIAGFTAIPLFIGWQIYTPQPLVPFRLMKDRAVWAALGIALMLNWAWYMQGDYLYSVLVVAFDFDVMTATRVSSFYTFFSVLTGTVLGFVVYKVRRLKFFIVVGTCLFMVAFGLLIKYRGDTDMSSRAGVVGAQVVLGIAGGMFPYPAQASLQVALKHENLAVMTGLYLATYNLGSAFGGAVSGGIWTQVLPNQLAWRMEGFNNETLATSAYGNPFAFAKQYPVGTPERQALIDSYKYAQRLLTITGICLCVPLIAFASTLRNPKLNDEQTLKEDEPAA comes from the exons ATGTCTTTGACGATCGGGGTGCTTCTGGTACTGTTGCTCGTCGCGGCAACAGTTGCCGGGTGGCGACTCTCGGGCCGatccccacctcctcatcggcCCGCATCACCTTATCCTCATCCGAGCTTCAACGACAAAAGAGAGAAGCCAGGCAACGCGAAGCAGACAACCGATGAAGACATTCACAATGAGGTCAAAATTGAACCTCTTCACGACTTCTCATGGCAGGacacaccacccctccagctccggCCCTTCAAGCCAAAATACCACATCACCATGGCCATTcagacctcctccccgtcagAGCTGATCATCATGGATAAGAACTATCTTGATCGAGTCACCGCTCGGAAAGCAATCCTGGCCTCCCACCCAAAAGTTGTTAAAGGGTACATCCCCTCTGGCATCGCCCCCATCAGGGAGCTCTACGCCTACATCATGgccacctacctacccacccGCTACCCAACCATgttctccctctctcccaaTCGAACAACCCTTCACAACAAAATCACCTCTTGCCTCTCTCCAGTCTccccccttgccctcccccccgacGAGCTCCTTTCCACCCTGGCCATAACCATCGAAGacgacatcttcctcctgctccccgACCCGGCTACCGGCCTCCACCGCTGCGTGGCCTTCCTCTGCTGCCACCCCTCCGGCTTCGACCCCTCAACGAAGCTAGACCAAACCCTAGCCGGCATCCACGGCCCTGTTCCTTCCTACGGCAAAATCGGTGCTAGCATGGAGAAATTCTTCTCCAAACTGGAAGTGGGAAAGCCAGTTAAGAGGGTGAACTGGGGGCTTCAGACGCATAAGGAGCTGTACACGCCGAGCGGTAACCACATCCATGAGCATGAAGTGGGTAGTttgacggaggaggatagggagGGTATTGATATTAGTCagacgaggttgagggttgaGTTGCAGACCTTGACGAGACTGCCAGGGACGAGGGGGATCGTGTTTAGTTTCAAGACCTTTTTGTATGGGTTGGATGAGAttaggggggaggggaggggggaggagctggcggtggcggtggaggggttgaggggggggaatgCAAAGGGGATGTGGGTTTATAAGGGGGGGGTTaggtggggggagagggtttgTGG GGCAACCCGCTGCCCGGTCATTTTCTCCCTCGGCCCCCGAGCACGGCTTCCGTTCGCCATGGCTACCAAAGGCAGTGATGATGATCCCACGACGGACAGGGCGGAATCTTCGCCGACAACAAAAGAAGCTCCACCATTGCCGGCAGCAGCTCTGTCTGATGAAAAGTCTCCTGGTGTCCGCCGTGCCGAGGCCCTGGCTTCGGTTCTCACCAAGGCCGACTacgtcttcatcttctttgGCGTCTTCATAATTGCCTTCGCCTATGGTCTCGATGGCATGCTCCGCTACGCTTACCAGCCTAATGCCACGGCTTCTTTCTCCAAGCACTCATTGTTGGCAACTGTCAACGTTTTACGCTCCGTCATCGCCGCCGCAGCACAACCCACCTCAGCCAGGATCGCCGACATCTTTGGCCGTGTCGAGCTTGTGTGTTTGTCAGTCTTTTTCTACACTCTCGGCACCGTCTTGGAGGCAACTTCACAAAATGTCGAAACATTTGCCACTGGGGCGCTCATCTACCAGATTGGATACACCATGATCATCTTACTGCTCGAGGTTATCATtgccgacatcaccaccacccgagcTCGCCTGCTGTTCAGTTACATCCCCAACGCCTCGTTCCTCGTATTGACTTGGGTCAGCGGAAACATTTCTTCGGCCGTGCTTGCTGTCACAACTTGGCGATGGGCCATCGGCATGTGGTGTATCATCTATCCGGTGTGCGCCATGCCTCTGATCATCAGTCTCCTGGTAACTGGCCGTCGAGCCCGCAGGTCACatgtgatggatggatacGTCGACCCGATCAGAGCTCTCCCCTGGGGCAAATTTTTTGCGTACTTGTTCTGGCGCCTCGATGTCATCGGAATCATTCTCATGATTGCTGTCTTCGCTTTGCTCTTGGTACCTGTCACGCTGGCAGGTGGCTTCAAGACATCCTGGACCAGCGCTCATGTCCTTGGCCCGTTGATAGCTGGCTTCACCGCGATACCGCTCTTCATTGGGTGGCAGATCTATACCCCCCAACCGCTTGTGCCATTCAGACTCATGAAGGATCGAGCTGTGTGGGCCGCCCTCGGAATCGCCTTGATGCTGAATTGGGCGTGGTATATGCAAGGCGACTACTTATATTCGGTTCTGGTCGTTGCTTTCGATTTCGACGTCATGACGGCCACTCGGGTGTCTTCCTTCTACACATTTTTCAGTGTTCTCACCGGCACCGTTCTCGGATTTGTCGTATACAAGGTCCGCCGGCTGAAATTCTTTATCGTCGTTGGAACATGCCTCTTCATGGTTGCTTTCGGTCTCCTCATCAAGTATCGAGGTGATACCGACATGTCCAGCcgagctggtgttgttggcgccCAGGTTGTTTTGGGTATCGCCGGCGGCATGTTTCCCTACCCGGCGCAGGCCTCTCTTCAAGTGGCGCTGAAGCACGAGAATCTCGCTGTCATGACGGGCCTCTACCTCGCCACTTACAACCTCGGATCTGCGTTTGGCGGTGCTGTCTCGGGCGGGATATGGACTCAGGTCTTGCCAAACCAGCTTGCCTGGCGGATGGAGGGATTCAACAATGAGACATTGGCAACATCTGCTTACGGGAATCCATTTGCCTTTGCGAAGCAGTACCCTGTGGGCACGCCCGAGCGGCAGGCGTTGATCGACTCTTACAAGTACGCCCAGAGGCTGTTGACGATTACGGGGATTTGTTTGTGTGTGCCGCTGATTGCTTTTGCGTCGACGTTGCGGAATCCAAAGTTGAATGATGAGCAGACTTTGAAGGAGGACGAGCCGGCTGCATAG